One part of the Salinivirga cyanobacteriivorans genome encodes these proteins:
- a CDS encoding helix-turn-helix transcriptional regulator has product MSQREVLARYNLIIKKLRKNPANFAEIAAYLAFESELQGYNFNVSKRTFQRDLEDIRSLYNIDIQYNFSSRSYFIDYEEQPDANERILEAFDTFNALNLTDRLSNYIHFEKRRPQGTENLYGLLHAIKNQMRINFTYQKYWEGKMTNRHAEPYALKEFRNRWYVLANDLKDRQIKSFALDRLTELEITKKQFQLPHDFDVNDHYKYSFGIISPNADKPQEVILSFNAFQGKYIKSLPFHESQEILIDNEKELRIKLTIFITHDFFMELLSYGENLKVIQPDNLINDLKSTFQNVLKLYK; this is encoded by the coding sequence ATGTCACAAAGAGAAGTACTAGCAAGATATAATCTGATTATCAAGAAGCTTCGTAAGAATCCTGCAAATTTTGCAGAGATCGCTGCGTATCTGGCTTTCGAATCAGAGTTGCAGGGATATAATTTTAATGTTTCAAAAAGGACATTTCAAAGAGACCTTGAAGATATTCGGTCATTATACAATATTGATATCCAATATAATTTTTCTTCAAGATCATATTTCATTGATTATGAAGAGCAACCCGATGCTAATGAGCGAATTTTAGAAGCATTCGACACGTTTAATGCATTGAATCTCACTGACAGATTATCGAATTATATTCATTTTGAAAAGCGGAGGCCGCAAGGGACTGAGAATCTTTATGGTCTATTACATGCGATTAAAAACCAGATGCGGATTAATTTCACGTATCAGAAATACTGGGAAGGTAAAATGACTAATCGCCATGCAGAGCCTTATGCGTTAAAAGAATTCAGAAACAGATGGTATGTCTTGGCAAATGACTTAAAAGATAGGCAGATTAAGAGTTTTGCCCTTGACCGATTAACGGAATTAGAGATAACGAAGAAACAGTTTCAGTTACCGCATGATTTTGATGTAAATGACCATTATAAATACAGTTTTGGAATTATCAGCCCCAATGCCGATAAACCGCAGGAGGTCATTTTATCTTTCAATGCTTTTCAAGGAAAATACATCAAGTCTTTGCCATTCCATGAATCACAAGAAATTTTGATTGACAATGAAAAAGAATTACGAATTAAATTGACAATATTCATAACACATGATTTTTTTATGGAATTATTATCGTACGGTGAAAATTTGAAAGTGATACAACCTGACAACTTGATAAATGACTTAAAATCGACCTTTCAAAATGTTCTAAAATTATATAAATGA
- a CDS encoding ribbon-helix-helix domain-containing protein: protein MSRQSISFTQPNDDWLKAQVESQEYSSKSELINDLIRQARKQQRQIDWIKSKLERAENSGFTSDSKEQILAQSKNQLDD from the coding sequence ATGTCTAGACAAAGTATTTCATTCACACAACCAAATGACGATTGGTTAAAAGCTCAAGTTGAAAGCCAAGAGTATTCAAGCAAGAGCGAATTGATAAATGATTTGATACGACAAGCCAGAAAGCAACAGCGACAAATAGACTGGATAAAGTCAAAATTAGAACGGGCGGAAAATAGTGGATTTACCAGTGACAGTAAAGAACAGATACTCGCACAATCTAAAAACCAACTTGATGACTAA
- a CDS encoding type II toxin-antitoxin system RelE/ParE family toxin, translating to MTNYKLSNVAKEDLIRIHQFGIKRFGLTQADKYFDTFFDYFEIIADRPFAFESVDYIKHGYRRCVCGSDTIYFKVNDDIVEIMAIVGQQDLDNALNV from the coding sequence ATGACTAATTACAAATTAAGTAATGTTGCCAAGGAGGATTTGATTAGGATTCATCAATTCGGAATTAAACGATTCGGGTTGACTCAAGCTGATAAATATTTTGACACCTTTTTTGACTATTTTGAAATTATAGCGGACCGACCATTTGCTTTTGAATCAGTTGACTATATTAAACATGGATACAGACGATGTGTTTGTGGTTCTGACACAATTTATTTCAAAGTAAATGACGACATAGTTGAAATTATGGCGATAGTAGGTCAACAAGATCTTGACAATGCATTAAATGTTTAA